CAAGGTCAGCATCCTCAGCCCTAGTCCTGCCGAGGGCCGCTGGAGGAGCTGTTATTGATTCTTCCTACCCCATTGATCACCTCACTCTCCTTCTCTCTAGCATTTGCCCAATAAGTGGAGCTTCAGCAACCCTTGGCCTTTATCTTTCAGTTCTCACCAAATTCTCATCATGTTCATCAGACTAGAAAAACGAGAcctaactaatttttatttggataaAGTACTTAGCCATCTTAtctaaaaattctaataattttcATGACTCCAAATTAACATGAAAAttcttaatttgattaaatGGGTGTAgctataatttttgttttctttttccattatgAGTATAATGTTCTCAAAAGTTTGTAAATTCTTTTTGGTCAATACTTTaactaaaaagaatcaaataataCAAACCAAGGCTTAAATTCTCCATCTTACAATGACACATCTATAATGATCACAAAGCCAGGCACTGGATGGATTCCAACATAACATTGAAAGATTATCAGCAGTTTGGTGGATTGATAATCTTCTTACCTACACCCTGAAgtaaaattttatggaaaaaaacaaagaaagttaatacatatatatatataatacttagTCTCCATTCCagtcaaaataaataacatcatgcataactctttttttttttttttttttttaaaaaaattatttaaaacataataattcCAAGAATTTTCTTTATGCTATTTTGCATCCCTTTCTATCTCATATGGTAAGCCCAAAAAGACTAAATGCACCCTAGAGAGGTATTAATATAGTATTAGGTATCAATTTATCTAATTTGGTATTCATTTTTTCCATACATTCTCTTAGAGATCAACTGAAAAATTCaggatatgaaaaataaaacgcGAAAGAATTACCAGAGAAAGAGACATTTTTTTGTGGCCTGTCATTCAAATTTTACATACGTCAAAACAAACCCCTAATATTCATGTACTTCAGGTTTTCTGTCATGCAAATATTGGCAGGGGCATTTTTCTGAATCCCATCACAGCCATACATATTGCATAATATCTGTATGGAAGCCATGACGATATGCAagtgattttcatttttatttgttagaTGTCGATCAAGTTGAGGCCCTGAGACTCGGAGCATGGTCGCAACAAATCCTGTTCAATTCCATCGACAGAGTATAGCTGTGGACTGATCAGCATTTAACTTCATTTACTACTTGCAACTGTCCCCCACCTCCCTTTAGGCCTTTAAAAGGAGACCCGCAACACCCTTCAGGTGCAACAGAGTACACACTCAAAAAGAAGCATTAGAGGGTGAGTGAGTGAgtgagaaaagagagagatggCAAAGTGGTTTATCATGGCAGTGCTTGCCCTAGCAGTGGCTCACACCACTGCAAGGACTGTGCCTAGTGATGCTGGTCTCGATGACCAAAAGAACATCGTCACCTTCGGCGGGCTCGGTGGCTTTGCAGGAGTAGGTGATTCTGGACTGCCATTTGGTGGGCTAGGTGGAGTCAGCGGAGTTGGCGGAGGAATCGGTAGTGCAGGTGGACTAGGTGGGACAGGAGGGCTCGGCAGCTTGGGTGGCTTGGGTGGCACCGGTGGTCTCGGAACCCTAGGCGGCATAGGCAGTGGAGTGGG
Above is a genomic segment from Vitis riparia cultivar Riparia Gloire de Montpellier isolate 1030 chromosome 7, EGFV_Vit.rip_1.0, whole genome shotgun sequence containing:
- the LOC117919039 gene encoding glycine-rich protein 5-like, giving the protein MAKWFIMAVLALAVAHTTARTVPSDAGLDDQKNIVTFGGLGGFAGVGDSGLPFGGLGGVSGVGGGIGSAGGLGGTGGLGSLGGLGGTGGLGTLGGIGSGVGTGGGLGGPGGGAGSPPFP